The following proteins are co-located in the Aggregatibacter aphrophilus ATCC 33389 genome:
- the ubiA gene encoding 4-hydroxybenzoate octaprenyltransferase, with protein sequence MFMFSKEKLIAYIQLMRLDRPIGTLLLLWLTLWALFLSVKGIPPFSILMIFILGVIFMRAAGCVINDYADRNIDGQVKRTLNRPLATGRATPKEAKILFIALLACSLVLVLFLNFYAIVLSFIGALLTLIYPFMKRYTHLPQLFLGMAFGWSIPMAYGVTIGQLPLECWILFIANLAWTVAYDTQYAMVDRDDDLRIGVKSTAILFAQYDNKIITLLQLITLGLLCWLGNLNYFHVSYFLMLGVVTLFFIYQCRLIKHRKREDCFSAFLNNNYFGMMVFVAMLCGLFIL encoded by the coding sequence ATTTTTATGTTTTCTAAAGAAAAGCTGATTGCTTATATCCAACTCATGCGTTTAGACCGCCCTATCGGCACATTATTGTTATTGTGGCTGACATTGTGGGCGCTGTTCTTGTCGGTGAAGGGGATTCCTCCATTTTCAATTCTGATGATTTTCATCCTCGGTGTGATTTTTATGCGCGCTGCGGGTTGCGTGATTAATGATTACGCCGATCGAAATATTGACGGACAGGTGAAGCGAACGCTCAACCGCCCGTTGGCAACAGGTCGAGCGACGCCGAAAGAAGCGAAAATCTTGTTTATTGCATTGCTTGCTTGTTCGTTGGTTTTGGTGTTATTCCTGAATTTTTATGCCATTGTTTTGTCTTTTATCGGCGCCTTATTAACGCTGATTTATCCTTTCATGAAACGCTACACCCACTTGCCGCAACTGTTTTTGGGCATGGCATTCGGTTGGTCGATTCCCATGGCGTATGGCGTAACTATCGGGCAGTTACCCTTAGAGTGTTGGATTTTGTTTATAGCCAATTTGGCGTGGACAGTAGCTTACGATACGCAATATGCCATGGTGGATCGTGATGATGATTTACGCATCGGAGTCAAATCTACTGCTATTTTATTTGCGCAATACGATAATAAAATCATTACCTTGCTACAGCTTATTACCTTGGGGCTGCTTTGCTGGCTTGGTAATCTGAACTATTTCCACGTGAGTTATTTCCTCATGCTTGGCGTTGTCACTCTATTTTTCATATATCAATGTCGCTTAATCAAACACCGCAAACGGGAAGATTGTTTCAGTGCTTTCTTGAATAATAATTACTTCGGCATGATGGTGTTTGTCGCCATGCTGTGCGGTTTATTTATTCTCTAA
- the pgl gene encoding 6-phosphogluconolactonase: MNYITFPTAQSAVEKIAQEFVIYSQVNHPVHISLSGGSTPKLLFKTLAQAPYADQINWKNLHFWWGDDRMVPPSDSESNYGEVQKLLFDYINIPAENIHRIRGENEPHLELKRFEEELSAVISDGVFDWIILGMGADGHTASLFPNQTNFADENLAVIAKHPESGQLRISKTAKLIEQAKRITYLVTGEGKAEILKEIQTTPAENLPYPAAKIKAKNGVTEWYLDKAAAKLL; the protein is encoded by the coding sequence ATGAACTACATCACCTTCCCCACCGCGCAAAGTGCGGTGGAAAAAATCGCCCAAGAATTTGTGATTTATAGCCAAGTAAACCACCCCGTACACATTTCCCTGTCCGGCGGTTCCACGCCGAAATTATTGTTTAAAACCTTGGCGCAAGCCCCTTACGCCGATCAAATTAATTGGAAAAACCTCCATTTCTGGTGGGGCGATGATCGCATGGTGCCGCCATCTGATTCCGAAAGTAATTACGGCGAAGTACAAAAACTGTTGTTCGACTACATCAACATTCCGGCAGAAAACATTCACCGAATTCGTGGCGAAAACGAACCGCACTTAGAGCTTAAACGCTTTGAAGAGGAATTAAGTGCGGTCATTTCTGACGGCGTTTTTGATTGGATTATCCTCGGCATGGGCGCAGACGGGCATACCGCTTCCTTGTTCCCGAATCAAACCAATTTCGCGGATGAAAACCTCGCAGTGATTGCTAAACATCCGGAAAGCGGACAGCTCCGCATTTCCAAAACCGCCAAATTAATTGAACAAGCCAAACGAATTACCTATTTGGTGACAGGCGAAGGCAAAGCGGAAATCCTCAAAGAAATTCAAACCACGCCAGCAGAAAACTTGCCTTATCCCGCTGCAAAAATCAAAGCAAAAAATGGCGTGACGGAATGGTATTTGGATAAAGCGGCGGCAAAATTGCTATAA
- a CDS encoding GNAT family N-acetyltransferase, with protein sequence MIEYKTNVPISVEQFIELLNKTSLGVRRPLEDEKRVAAMLHHADLLVTAWDGELLVGVARSVTDFAYCCYLSDLAVDEQYQKQGIGLQLIEHTKQALHPQAKIVLLSAPQAVDYYPHIGFTQHMSAWTKS encoded by the coding sequence ATGATCGAATACAAAACCAACGTTCCCATTTCAGTAGAACAATTTATTGAACTGCTTAATAAAACCTCGTTAGGCGTGCGTCGTCCATTAGAAGATGAAAAACGTGTGGCGGCGATGTTACATCATGCTGATTTATTGGTGACCGCTTGGGATGGCGAGTTATTGGTGGGTGTCGCCCGTTCGGTGACAGATTTTGCATATTGTTGTTATTTGTCTGATTTGGCGGTGGACGAACAATATCAAAAACAAGGTATTGGTTTGCAGTTAATTGAACACACCAAACAGGCATTGCATCCACAAGCCAAAATTGTGCTTTTATCTGCTCCGCAAGCGGTGGATTATTATCCGCATATTGGGTTTACGCAGCACATGAGTGCATGGACGAAGAGTTAA
- the gnd gene encoding decarboxylating NADP(+)-dependent phosphogluconate dehydrogenase has translation MSVKGDIGVIGLAVMGQNLILNMNDHGFKVVAYNRTTSKVDEFLQGAAKGTNIIGAYSLEDLASKLEKPRKVMLMVRAGEVVDQFIDALLPHLEEGDIIIDGGNSNYPDTNRRVAALREKGIRFIGTGVSGGEEGARHGPSIMPGGNEEAWPFVKPVLQAISAKTDKGEACCDWVGKDGAGHFVKMVHNGIEYGDMQLICEAYQFLKEGVGLSDDELEATFKAWRNTELDSYLIDITADILGYKDEDGNRLVDKILDTAGQKGTGKWTGINALDFGIPLTLITESVFARCVSAFKDQRVAASQLFGKTVGKVEGDKNEWIEAVRKALLASKIISYAQGFMLIREASENFNWNINYGNTALLWREGCIIRSRFLGNIRDAYEANPDLIFLGSDSYFKGILENAMGEWRKVVARSIQVGIPMPCMASAITFLDGYTSARLPANLLQAQRDYFGAHTYERTDKPRGEFFHTNWTGRGGNTASTTYDV, from the coding sequence ATGTCAGTAAAAGGCGACATCGGTGTTATCGGCTTAGCCGTGATGGGGCAAAACCTCATTTTAAATATGAACGACCACGGATTTAAAGTGGTGGCGTATAACCGTACCACATCCAAAGTGGATGAATTTTTACAAGGTGCGGCAAAAGGCACGAACATTATCGGTGCTTATTCTTTGGAAGATTTGGCGAGCAAATTAGAAAAACCGCGCAAAGTGATGTTAATGGTGCGTGCGGGTGAGGTGGTGGATCAATTCATTGACGCATTACTACCGCACTTAGAAGAAGGCGACATCATCATTGATGGCGGTAACTCAAACTATCCGGACACCAACCGTCGTGTGGCGGCGTTGCGTGAAAAAGGCATTCGCTTTATCGGTACCGGCGTTTCCGGCGGTGAAGAGGGCGCACGCCACGGGCCATCCATTATGCCGGGCGGTAACGAAGAAGCATGGCCATTCGTGAAACCGGTATTACAAGCAATTTCAGCTAAAACCGACAAAGGCGAAGCGTGCTGTGATTGGGTGGGCAAAGATGGCGCAGGCCATTTCGTAAAAATGGTACATAACGGCATCGAATACGGCGACATGCAATTAATTTGCGAAGCCTACCAATTCTTAAAAGAGGGCGTGGGCTTATCTGATGATGAGTTGGAAGCGACTTTCAAAGCATGGCGTAACACCGAATTAGACAGCTACTTAATCGACATCACCGCCGATATTCTTGGCTATAAAGATGAAGACGGTAACCGTTTAGTGGATAAAATTTTAGATACGGCAGGGCAAAAAGGTACGGGCAAATGGACGGGGATCAATGCCCTTGATTTCGGTATTCCATTGACCTTAATCACCGAGTCCGTGTTCGCCCGTTGCGTATCTGCTTTTAAAGATCAACGCGTTGCCGCAAGCCAATTATTCGGCAAAACCGTTGGCAAAGTGGAAGGCGATAAAAATGAATGGATTGAAGCGGTGCGCAAAGCTCTGTTGGCGTCAAAAATCATTTCTTACGCACAAGGCTTTATGTTGATTCGTGAAGCGTCTGAAAACTTCAACTGGAACATCAACTACGGCAACACTGCCTTGTTATGGCGTGAAGGTTGTATTATTCGCAGCCGTTTCTTAGGCAACATTCGTGATGCGTATGAAGCGAACCCGGATTTAATCTTCTTAGGTTCCGACAGCTACTTCAAAGGCATTTTAGAAAACGCCATGGGCGAATGGCGCAAAGTGGTGGCGAGATCCATTCAAGTGGGTATTCCAATGCCATGTATGGCGTCTGCGATTACCTTCTTAGACGGCTATACGTCAGCCCGCTTGCCGGCAAATCTTTTGCAAGCGCAACGTGACTACTTCGGCGCGCACACTTACGAACGTACCGACAAACCACGCGGCGAATTTTTCCACACGAACTGGACGGGTCGCGGCGGCAATACCGCTTCTACCACTTATGATGTGTAG
- the hslU gene encoding HslU--HslV peptidase ATPase subunit produces MSEMTPREIVSELDQHIIGQSEAKRAVAIALRNRWRRMQLQEPMRYEVTPKNILMIGPTGVGKTEIARRLAKLANAPFIKVEATKFTEVGYVGKEVDSIIRDLTDSAMKLVRQREIVKNRAKAEEAAEERILDALLPTAKNQWGETENSDSQSNTRQIFRKKLREGQLDDKEVEIDVAGVPMGVEIMAPPGMEDMTSQLQSMFQNLSSGQTKKRKMKIKEALKTLIDDEAAKLVNPEELKQKAIDAVEQNGIVFIDEIDKICKKGEYSGADVSREGVQRDLLPLVEGSTVNTKHGMVKTDHILFIASGAFQVARPSDLIPELQGRLPIRVELSALTAEDFERILTEPNASLTEQYKALMATEGVNIEFTQDAIKKIAEAAFRVNEKTENIGARRLHTVMERLMDKISFNASDMDGQTVNIDAAYVSEALDDVVENEDLSRFIL; encoded by the coding sequence ATGTCTGAGATGACTCCGCGCGAAATAGTGTCAGAATTAGATCAACATATTATCGGGCAAAGTGAAGCGAAAAGAGCGGTGGCAATTGCCTTACGCAATCGCTGGCGCAGAATGCAGTTGCAGGAGCCGATGCGTTATGAAGTGACACCGAAAAATATTTTAATGATTGGTCCTACCGGAGTGGGAAAAACCGAAATCGCCCGCCGTTTGGCAAAATTAGCCAATGCGCCTTTTATTAAAGTGGAAGCCACCAAATTTACCGAAGTGGGTTATGTGGGTAAAGAAGTGGATTCCATTATTCGCGATTTAACCGACAGCGCCATGAAATTAGTGCGTCAACGTGAAATCGTGAAAAACCGTGCCAAAGCGGAAGAAGCGGCGGAAGAGCGAATTTTAGATGCCTTATTGCCTACGGCGAAGAACCAATGGGGCGAAACAGAGAACAGCGATAGCCAAAGCAACACACGCCAGATTTTCCGTAAGAAATTGCGTGAAGGCCAACTAGATGATAAAGAAGTAGAAATTGATGTGGCAGGCGTGCCGATGGGCGTGGAAATTATGGCGCCTCCAGGCATGGAAGATATGACCAGTCAGTTGCAATCCATGTTCCAAAATCTGTCTAGTGGGCAAACTAAAAAGCGCAAAATGAAAATCAAAGAGGCGTTGAAAACCTTAATTGACGATGAAGCAGCAAAATTGGTGAATCCGGAAGAGTTGAAACAAAAAGCCATTGATGCCGTGGAACAAAACGGCATCGTGTTTATCGATGAAATCGACAAAATTTGTAAAAAAGGCGAATACAGCGGTGCGGATGTCTCCCGTGAAGGCGTGCAGCGCGACTTGCTACCGCTGGTGGAAGGTTCTACCGTCAACACCAAGCACGGCATGGTGAAAACCGATCATATTCTGTTTATCGCTTCCGGTGCATTCCAAGTGGCGCGTCCGTCAGATTTAATCCCGGAATTACAAGGCCGTTTGCCGATTCGTGTGGAACTTTCTGCACTCACTGCTGAGGATTTTGAGCGTATTCTAACTGAGCCGAACGCCTCTTTAACTGAGCAATACAAAGCCTTAATGGCAACAGAAGGCGTGAATATTGAATTCACTCAAGACGCTATTAAGAAAATCGCCGAAGCGGCATTTCGTGTAAACGAAAAAACCGAAAACATTGGTGCACGCCGTTTGCACACGGTGATGGAGCGTTTAATGGATAAAATCTCCTTCAACGCCAGCGACATGGATGGACAAACCGTTAATATTGATGCTGCTTATGTAAGCGAGGCATTAGACGATGTGGTTGAAAATGAAGATTTGAGTCGCTTTATTCTTTAA
- the hslV gene encoding ATP-dependent protease subunit HslV — MTTIVSVRRNGKVVVGGDGQVSLGNTVMKGNARKVRRLYNGKVLAGFAGGTADAFTLFELFERKLEMHQGHLLKSAVELAKDWRTDRALRKLEAMLIVADEKESLIITGIGDVVQPEEDQILAIGSGGNYALSAARALVENTELSAREIVEKSLKIAGEICVFTNTNFTIEELPN; from the coding sequence ATGACTACGATTGTAAGTGTACGTCGCAACGGCAAAGTAGTTGTTGGCGGTGATGGACAGGTTTCGCTTGGCAATACGGTGATGAAAGGTAACGCGCGCAAGGTGCGTCGTTTGTATAACGGCAAAGTGTTGGCAGGTTTTGCGGGCGGCACGGCAGATGCGTTTACATTATTTGAGTTATTTGAGCGTAAATTGGAAATGCACCAAGGGCATTTACTGAAAAGTGCGGTGGAATTGGCGAAAGATTGGCGCACTGACCGTGCGTTGCGTAAATTGGAAGCGATGTTAATTGTGGCAGACGAAAAAGAAAGCCTGATCATTACCGGTATCGGTGATGTGGTACAACCGGAAGAAGATCAGATTCTTGCTATCGGTTCTGGCGGCAACTATGCCTTATCTGCTGCCCGTGCGTTGGTGGAAAACACCGAGTTGTCGGCGCGTGAAATTGTGGAAAAATCTCTCAAAATCGCCGGTGAAATTTGTGTGTTCACCAACACCAATTTCACCATTGAAGAATTACCGAATTAA
- a CDS encoding TonB-dependent hemoglobin/transferrin/lactoferrin family receptor: MKKNKLLVTAYSLLPITISLSTANVALADEKLDEIQVQGEVDVTRQTQSAVVHKNAETIQKELIRDTRDLVRYTTDVGISDNGRFLKGFSIRGVEGNRVGISVDGVNLPDSEENTLYSRYGNFNPSRLSIDSELVRDIDIVRGSDAFNSGSGALGGGVNYHTLDAQDIVKPNNKFGALLRGGYASKNSEWIRTLGVGYVGDKVDAIFMYSQRTGHQMKSKGEGPEFNYSKSQHPDPATHRFHSYLAKVGYQITPHHKVGVGVNGQKGNRYVDERSYTLFGSAWREADDQNKRINVNAYYLYTPESNYLAFGKLNFDYQKTDLAAVNYKGLRDWQTNEKKLGEVFDRRMKTEFKRVSAELESMPFNWGGEHVFSFKTYVSERKFKNINHDTNEYGLDEWYTIQRPVKTRMYGASLKDQITWNPHFESGWQPTFSANIGTRYDYAKLSPKGLNAACSKACLAEGEPAQSSFSNWSGFLGLDAQTTDTWKFGYQLSTGYRIPTATELYFSFTNAYGTWKSNPGLKSERSINHTLFAKAQNEKGMFDIHLYQTRYRNFLFEQESIIEQTQYGRTYQTPMQQMVNVDNARVNGVEVKGSLNLDTVLSVPKGLKLYGALGYSKGKLSNSTSLLSIQPVKAVLGFDYEDPNGKWGIFSRLTYLGGKKAKDAKTLEIKTRCLAWTDDPWLGRYCSKEELYQSVENYKYLNKSAYLVDLFGFYKVTEDITLRVGVYNLFDKKYHTWDALRGINAHSTTNNIDRNGVGLERFYAPGRNYSASIEIRF, encoded by the coding sequence ATGAAAAAAAATAAACTCCTGGTGACAGCCTACAGCCTATTGCCGATAACGATAAGTTTGTCAACGGCCAATGTGGCACTTGCCGATGAAAAATTAGATGAAATTCAAGTGCAAGGGGAGGTTGATGTGACTCGCCAAACACAATCAGCGGTTGTTCATAAAAATGCCGAAACCATTCAAAAGGAACTCATTCGAGATACTCGCGATTTAGTTCGCTATACCACTGATGTTGGGATTAGTGACAATGGACGATTCTTAAAAGGATTTTCTATTCGTGGCGTGGAAGGAAACCGAGTTGGTATTAGTGTAGATGGTGTGAATTTGCCTGATAGTGAGGAAAATACATTGTATTCACGTTATGGCAATTTTAATCCTTCTCGCTTGAGTATTGATTCAGAGTTAGTCAGAGATATTGATATTGTTCGAGGATCAGATGCCTTTAATTCTGGTAGCGGTGCTTTAGGTGGTGGAGTTAATTATCATACTTTAGATGCGCAAGATATTGTTAAACCTAATAATAAATTTGGTGCCTTATTACGTGGTGGATATGCCAGCAAAAATAGTGAGTGGATCAGAACACTAGGTGTTGGGTATGTTGGTGATAAAGTGGATGCTATTTTTATGTATTCACAACGCACAGGCCATCAAATGAAGAGTAAGGGAGAAGGGCCTGAATTTAATTATTCGAAAAGCCAACATCCGGATCCGGCTACTCACCGTTTTCATAGTTATTTAGCCAAGGTTGGCTATCAAATCACTCCGCATCATAAGGTTGGCGTTGGTGTTAATGGCCAAAAAGGTAACCGATATGTAGATGAACGTAGCTACACTCTTTTCGGAAGTGCTTGGCGTGAAGCGGATGATCAGAATAAACGTATCAATGTAAACGCGTATTACCTTTATACACCGGAGTCTAATTACTTAGCGTTTGGTAAATTGAATTTTGATTATCAAAAAACAGATTTGGCAGCGGTCAACTATAAAGGACTACGCGATTGGCAAACAAACGAGAAAAAATTGGGTGAAGTTTTTGATCGTCGAATGAAAACCGAATTTAAACGAGTTTCTGCCGAGTTAGAAAGTATGCCGTTTAATTGGGGGGGAGAACATGTCTTCTCTTTTAAAACGTATGTAAGCGAACGGAAATTTAAAAATATTAACCATGATACCAACGAATATGGATTAGACGAATGGTACACCATTCAAAGACCTGTAAAAACGAGAATGTATGGAGCTTCATTAAAAGATCAAATCACATGGAATCCTCATTTTGAAAGCGGTTGGCAACCAACATTCTCTGCAAATATTGGTACTCGTTATGATTACGCCAAACTTTCTCCTAAAGGTTTAAATGCTGCTTGTAGTAAGGCTTGTTTGGCTGAAGGAGAGCCTGCTCAAAGTAGTTTCTCAAATTGGAGCGGCTTTCTAGGTTTAGATGCTCAAACAACAGATACTTGGAAATTTGGCTATCAGTTAAGTACAGGCTATCGCATCCCTACTGCCACCGAATTATATTTCAGTTTTACCAATGCTTATGGTACATGGAAATCTAATCCGGGATTAAAGTCAGAACGTAGTATCAATCATACGCTTTTTGCTAAGGCACAGAATGAAAAAGGTATGTTTGATATTCATTTATATCAAACCCGTTATCGTAATTTCTTGTTTGAACAAGAAAGTATTATTGAGCAAACTCAATATGGACGGACTTACCAAACACCAATGCAACAAATGGTCAATGTCGATAATGCACGTGTCAATGGTGTAGAAGTGAAAGGAAGTCTCAATTTGGATACCGTTCTTTCTGTCCCGAAAGGTTTAAAACTATATGGTGCATTAGGTTATAGTAAAGGTAAATTATCAAATTCAACTAGCTTACTTTCTATTCAGCCAGTGAAAGCTGTTTTAGGATTTGATTATGAAGATCCAAACGGTAAATGGGGTATTTTTAGCCGATTAACCTATTTAGGTGGTAAAAAAGCAAAAGATGCAAAAACGCTTGAAATTAAAACACGTTGTCTAGCGTGGACTGATGACCCTTGGCTAGGTAGATACTGTTCAAAAGAAGAGTTATATCAATCTGTTGAGAACTATAAGTATCTTAATAAATCCGCCTATTTAGTGGATTTATTCGGTTTTTATAAGGTTACGGAAGATATTACATTAAGAGTAGGAGTATATAACTTGTTTGATAAAAAATATCACACTTGGGATGCTTTGCGCGGCATTAATGCACACAGCACGACAAATAATATTGATAGAAACGGGGTCGGTCTAGAACGTTTTTATGCTCCAGGCCGCAACTATTCCGCTTCCATCGAAATCCGCTTCTAA
- the zwf gene encoding glucose-6-phosphate dehydrogenase, whose translation MKAENNCIVIFGASGDLTHRKLIPALYNLYKIGRLTENFSVLGVARSELNDETFREKMRQALIKHEKANGDMLEKFCSHLYYQAVNTSDARDYGKLVPRIDELHDKYQTCGNTLYYMSTPPSLYGVIPECLAAHGLNTEEYGWKRIIVEKPFGYDLKTAHALDIQIHRFFEEHQIYRIDHYLGKETVQNLLVLRFSNGLFEPLWNRNYIEYVEITGAESIGVEERGGYYDGSGAMRDMFQNHLLQVLAMVAMEPPAIINANSMRDEVAKVLHCLHPLTQEDLKNNLVLGQYVKAEINGETVAGYLQEKGVPEDSNTETYMALRCEIDNWRWAGVPFYVRTGKRLPVRVTEVVIHFKTTPHPVFSKSAPENKLIIRIQPDEGISMRFGLKKPGAGFESKEVSMDFRYADLASPSLLTAYERLLLDAMKGDATLFARTDAVHACWKFVQPILDYKAERGRVYEYEAGTWGPTEADKLIAKAGRVWRKPSGAMKKKV comes from the coding sequence ATGAAAGCAGAAAATAATTGTATTGTAATTTTTGGAGCCTCCGGTGATTTGACTCACCGCAAACTGATTCCGGCGCTGTATAACCTGTATAAAATCGGACGTTTGACGGAGAATTTCTCTGTGTTGGGCGTGGCTCGCAGCGAGCTAAATGATGAAACATTTCGTGAGAAGATGCGTCAGGCACTCATTAAACATGAAAAAGCCAACGGCGATATGCTGGAGAAATTTTGTTCTCATCTTTATTATCAAGCGGTTAACACCTCTGATGCGCGTGATTATGGCAAATTGGTGCCGCGTATTGATGAGTTACATGACAAATATCAAACCTGCGGCAACACCTTATACTATATGTCTACGCCACCGAGTTTGTATGGCGTGATTCCCGAATGCCTCGCCGCACACGGCTTGAACACCGAAGAATACGGTTGGAAGCGGATTATCGTGGAAAAACCTTTCGGTTACGATTTAAAAACCGCTCATGCACTGGATATTCAAATCCACCGTTTCTTTGAAGAACATCAAATTTACCGTATCGACCATTATCTCGGCAAAGAGACCGTGCAAAATTTGTTGGTTTTGCGCTTCTCCAACGGGTTGTTTGAGCCGTTATGGAATCGTAACTACATTGAATATGTGGAAATTACCGGCGCGGAATCTATTGGCGTAGAAGAGCGTGGCGGTTATTACGACGGCTCCGGTGCGATGCGCGATATGTTCCAAAATCACTTATTACAAGTGTTGGCAATGGTGGCCATGGAACCGCCGGCAATTATCAATGCGAATTCCATGCGTGACGAAGTGGCGAAAGTATTGCACTGTTTGCACCCGTTAACTCAGGAAGATTTAAAAAATAATCTCGTGTTGGGTCAATATGTTAAAGCTGAAATCAACGGCGAAACAGTAGCGGGTTATTTACAGGAAAAAGGCGTGCCTGAAGATTCTAACACGGAAACGTATATGGCATTACGCTGTGAGATTGATAACTGGCGTTGGGCGGGCGTGCCGTTTTATGTGCGTACCGGAAAACGCTTGCCGGTGCGGGTTACAGAAGTGGTGATTCACTTTAAAACCACGCCACATCCTGTGTTCAGTAAAAGCGCGCCGGAGAATAAACTGATCATCCGCATTCAACCGGATGAGGGCATTTCTATGCGTTTCGGCTTGAAAAAACCGGGCGCCGGGTTTGAATCCAAGGAAGTTTCGATGGATTTCCGTTATGCGGATTTAGCCTCTCCGAGCCTGTTAACCGCTTATGAGCGTTTGTTATTGGATGCAATGAAAGGTGATGCGACCTTGTTCGCCCGTACCGATGCGGTTCATGCCTGCTGGAAATTTGTACAACCTATTCTGGATTACAAGGCCGAACGCGGCAGAGTGTATGAATATGAAGCAGGCACTTGGGGGCCGACAGAGGCGGATAAACTCATTGCTAAAGCGGGTCGCGTCTGGCGCAAACCGTCGGGTGCGATGAAGAAAAAAGTGTAA
- a CDS encoding DUF4298 domain-containing protein, with translation MLSKERLQHIAEMEDILNQSEVFLAEAEQFLQKWQDFLPKMEALERYYFDGNWSEDYVAYEQGEIPPDFPCGVLGEDPVFNASVMQRELAVQWLKLICRILDNNK, from the coding sequence ATGTTATCAAAAGAACGTTTACAACACATTGCCGAGATGGAAGATATTTTGAATCAGTCGGAAGTATTCCTTGCCGAAGCAGAACAATTTTTACAAAAATGGCAAGACTTTCTGCCGAAAATGGAGGCCTTGGAGCGTTATTATTTTGACGGCAATTGGAGTGAGGATTATGTGGCTTATGAACAAGGCGAGATTCCGCCTGATTTTCCTTGCGGCGTATTGGGCGAAGACCCGGTGTTTAATGCGAGCGTTATGCAACGGGAGTTGGCGGTGCAATGGCTGAAATTAATCTGTCGGATTTTAGATAACAACAAATAA
- the aphA gene encoding acid phosphatase AphA, translated as MKNIVKLSLVALLTATAIPAMAAKTEPYTNPGTNAREMLVEQPIHWISVDQLKKELEGKAPINVSFDIDDTVLFSSPCFYHGQQKYSPGKHDYLKNQDFWNEVNAGCDQYSIPKQIAVDLINMHQARGDQIYFITGRTAGDKDGVTPVLQKAFNIKDMHPVEFMGGRERTTKYNKTPGIIEHKVSIHYGDSDDDILAAKEAGIRGIRLMRAANSTYQPMPTLGGYDEEVLINSSY; from the coding sequence ATGAAAAATATCGTTAAACTTTCTCTTGTCGCCCTCTTAACCGCGACAGCAATTCCCGCCATGGCGGCTAAAACCGAACCTTACACCAACCCGGGCACAAACGCCCGTGAAATGCTGGTGGAACAACCGATTCACTGGATTTCCGTTGACCAACTGAAAAAAGAGTTGGAAGGCAAAGCACCGATTAATGTAAGTTTTGATATTGACGACACCGTCCTATTCAGTAGTCCTTGCTTTTATCATGGACAACAAAAATATTCACCGGGCAAGCATGATTACTTAAAAAATCAAGATTTCTGGAACGAAGTGAATGCGGGTTGTGACCAATATTCCATTCCGAAACAAATTGCTGTGGATTTAATTAATATGCACCAAGCTCGCGGTGACCAAATTTATTTCATCACCGGACGCACCGCCGGCGATAAAGACGGCGTTACCCCGGTATTACAAAAAGCCTTTAATATTAAAGATATGCACCCGGTAGAATTTATGGGCGGACGGGAACGTACCACCAAATACAACAAAACCCCGGGCATTATTGAACACAAAGTCAGCATTCACTATGGCGATAGTGATGATGATATTCTTGCAGCCAAAGAAGCAGGCATTCGCGGCATCCGCCTCATGCGCGCCGCCAACTCTACTTACCAACCGATGCCAACCCTCGGTGGTTATGACGAAGAAGTGTTGATTAACTCAAGCTATTAA